In the Thermogemmata fonticola genome, GTGCACTTGGCGAAGAGGGAGCGGCTGATCGCCATAGACAACCCGTGCATGCAGGAGTGCAAATTGCCGCAATACTTCGGCGGCTTCTGGCACCTGCTGCTCCAATTGGGCGAGAAACTCCCAGGCCGTCTGGCTTTCCGCACGGGGACAGCCCTGCTCATAGGCCCAGGCTTCCCAGGCCAGCAAGGTGTAATCGACGATTTCCTGTAAGTCCCGTTCATCCGCGGAGCCATCCTCGTAGGGGTTGGAAAAACTCGTCCAAGGAGGTGGACGGCGCGGGAGCATCAGTGCTATTGCCCCCTCCTCCTGACCAGAACATTGGCTGTCCGACCCCCACCATAACCACCAGCGCGCCCACCACTGCTGCAAGGTCGCCAGCAATCGATTGGCCCAAGCGGTGAACGGAGCCAGGCCGCGCAGTACGCCCAGCAGGATCACCCCAATCACCACCACGGCCACGAGTGCAAAGATTAGCCACCGAGCGATCCCTGCCAGACGGGCCAGAGGAGCCGAGAAATTCGAGAGCGCATCGGGAGTCGAGGCCGCCCCTTTCTCTGCATCACCATCTGCCCCCCTTCGCTGTTCGCCAGAAACAGGAATACCCTCTCGCTTATCGGAAGGGCGGGGCCGTTCGCCCTGGTTTTCCTCCCGTTTCGACTCGCTGGTGGTATCCGAGGTCAAGGTCTTTCCGCCGGCTGATCGTTTCTGATCCGAACCCGACTTGGCGGAAGACGACTGGTTCGTACTGGACGATTTCCCTGCCGCTGCGGAACCATTCTCGGAGTTCCACGCTGCGGTCCCTTTGTCAGAACGTGGGGAGGAAACTTGCCCGTCCCCGTACTTGATCTGGCGGCCGGCCGCTCCGTCCCCGCGACCAGCAGAGTCCTTGAGCACAGCATAGCGTGAAGCCTCACGGGTGTGGCTGCCCACCCGTTGCCAGCCGAACCAGGGAGTCTCCGAATGAGGACGCGGCAGGAAGGCTCCGATGACCAGAAAGGCGAGAATCAATCCGCCGGCGAGTAGGAGCCAGCCGCTGGACAGGGCCAAAGGAATCCGAGCCTGACGTTGACGGAGATAGCGGCGCAAGCCGAGCAAACTCGTCGTGGCCAGCAAGCTCAAGGCGCTGCCGGTAAAGACGGCCATCTGCCAGAAGGTGGCCCGGCGCCGGTCGCTGTCTGCCGGATCGATCAAAGATTGCCCCAGAGCAAACACCGGCAGAGCTACCAGAAAACAGTAAAGAACCCACACCCCAGGCGTATGGGGGCGCTTCTGCTGTTGCTCGCGATGTTTCTGGTACGCCTCGATCCAGGCCCAGAGGCGGGAATCGCCTGCCGCTGGACGGCGGCGGCGTTTGGGTGGGGATGAGAGGCGATCCACCGTGATCCCGTCCGGGTCATTCTCCTGCGCTGCCGGCTTGGTCCGCGGGATGGGTGCTCCTGCCGAAGTGGCGGCAACGGCAGAAGAGGGATTCTCTGAGCCGTCGGCTTCCCAACCGGCGGCGGCCAGAATCCCACGGCCCGAACCGCGCTGCCGCTCGTCCAGATGTGTGCAATCCCAAGTCAGCTTGTGGGCACACCACCAAATCAGCAGCAGTAATCCGAAATGGATCAATCCCCGTCCCATTGCTGAAGAGGACGCGTGTGAGGACTGCACATAGGCTTGTAGGGCTAGCCAAGTGACCACCCCTAAAGCCAACGCATAGAGACCGGCTCGTCCGGCACCAAACTCAATGGAAATGCGGGCGATCAGCACCGCCGCTACCACGAAGAAAAACAAGGTGTACAGCAGCCGCTCCGTGTATTCTCCCTCGTACAGCACCTCGACCAGAAAAAAGACAAAGCTGCCGACCATGAGCATGATCAGCACCGGACTCAGGGCCGTGATGAGATAATCCGTCGCTGTAGGTTCCTGGCGCTTGGAAGCCATACCAGCACAGCCCCTTTAGCAAAGGGTATGATCACCCCCGTCTCGATGACTTTCTTCGTCCCTGCCCTTCGCGAGAAACGCGGCTTACCTTCGGTTGTTGCTTCTCCGGAGTCCGCCTTCCATCAGTGCCTTCATTTCCCCGGAGCGTTTGCGCTAGGTGTTCATTTCCCTGCGCCCTTGCAC is a window encoding:
- a CDS encoding DUF4129 domain-containing protein, whose product is MASKRQEPTATDYLITALSPVLIMLMVGSFVFFLVEVLYEGEYTERLLYTLFFFVVAAVLIARISIEFGAGRAGLYALALGVVTWLALQAYVQSSHASSSAMGRGLIHFGLLLLIWWCAHKLTWDCTHLDERQRGSGRGILAAAGWEADGSENPSSAVAATSAGAPIPRTKPAAQENDPDGITVDRLSSPPKRRRRPAAGDSRLWAWIEAYQKHREQQQKRPHTPGVWVLYCFLVALPVFALGQSLIDPADSDRRRATFWQMAVFTGSALSLLATTSLLGLRRYLRQRQARIPLALSSGWLLLAGGLILAFLVIGAFLPRPHSETPWFGWQRVGSHTREASRYAVLKDSAGRGDGAAGRQIKYGDGQVSSPRSDKGTAAWNSENGSAAAGKSSSTNQSSSAKSGSDQKRSAGGKTLTSDTTSESKREENQGERPRPSDKREGIPVSGEQRRGADGDAEKGAASTPDALSNFSAPLARLAGIARWLIFALVAVVVIGVILLGVLRGLAPFTAWANRLLATLQQWWARWWLWWGSDSQCSGQEEGAIALMLPRRPPPWTSFSNPYEDGSADERDLQEIVDYTLLAWEAWAYEQGCPRAESQTAWEFLAQLEQQVPEAAEVLRQFALLHARVVYGDQPLPLRQVHATLRQVWEALSLLPAPEAKATA